Part of the Dehalococcoidia bacterium genome is shown below.
GCCGACACCTGGGCTCCATTCAGGGTCTTATGGGACCGATCGGTCTGCTCCCAGGACTACTCGGCCCGATGTTCGCCGCATTCGTTTACGATGCAACGGGCAGCTACGAGTTCGCCTTCGCGTGCTTCGCGGGGCTGTTCGCGATTGGTGCAATCATGATGTGGTGGGTACGGCGTCCCGTGGCAAGCTCATGACACGCTCAGAAATGATCATGTCCTCAGGCAGAGGACTCACGTTCATGTATCGAGTCGGCGGCATCGCCGTGCACGATGGACGCCTGCTTGTCGAGCAAGACGTGAGACACGGCTTCTGCTTCGTCCCCGGCGGTCGAGTCGAATACGGCGAGAACGCCGTCGAGGCGCTGGCTAGAGAGTTAAACGAAGAGCTTGGCGAGGAGGCGACGATCGGTCGCCTCGTACTCGTCGCAGACAACCTGTTCCAGCTCGACGGC
Proteins encoded:
- a CDS encoding NUDIX domain-containing protein; the encoded protein is MTRSEMIMSSGRGLTFMYRVGGIAVHDGRLLVEQDVRHGFCFVPGGRVEYGENAVEALARELNEELGEEATIGRLVLVADNLFQLDGNWFQEVSLYFLVEFAPGSMVFDRDGTFEGGESGTVFQWIPLAEVEQANLLPPFLRQHVRDLPESTEYITHAEPGFLN